A portion of the Flavobacterium magnum genome contains these proteins:
- the ypfJ gene encoding KPN_02809 family neutral zinc metallopeptidase: MKWFGHRESGNMEDRRGMSGGGKAVAGGGILAVIAVIYSLLTGADPSQLLQQANPGTQQEQTRALTAQEEEVGQFMRVVLADTEDVWSALFQEQGMSYEPPTLVLFTEGVSTGCGYATSAAGPFYCPEDEKVYMDMAFFTELQSRFGAKGGDFAIAYVLAHEIGHHVQHLLGTSDKVHDLQQQTDESGANRLSVELELQADFYAGVWAHHSQRRNQWLEAGDVEEALSAANAVGDDALQKRLQGHVVPDSFTHGTSAQRMAAFKKGFAGGDWQ, from the coding sequence ATGAAATGGTTTGGGCACCGCGAAAGCGGAAATATGGAAGACCGCCGCGGGATGTCGGGCGGCGGAAAGGCAGTGGCCGGAGGCGGGATTCTTGCCGTCATCGCGGTAATATACAGCCTGCTTACGGGCGCAGACCCTTCACAGTTGTTACAACAGGCGAATCCCGGTACCCAACAGGAGCAAACCCGGGCACTGACGGCACAGGAGGAGGAAGTTGGCCAGTTTATGCGCGTGGTGCTCGCCGATACGGAAGACGTTTGGTCTGCGCTGTTTCAGGAGCAGGGGATGAGCTATGAGCCGCCCACGCTGGTGTTGTTTACCGAAGGCGTCAGTACCGGCTGTGGGTATGCCACGTCAGCCGCAGGACCGTTTTATTGCCCCGAAGACGAGAAAGTGTACATGGACATGGCGTTCTTTACAGAGCTGCAGTCGCGTTTTGGCGCCAAGGGAGGCGACTTTGCCATTGCCTACGTGCTGGCCCATGAGATTGGCCATCATGTGCAACACCTGCTGGGCACATCGGACAAAGTCCACGACCTGCAGCAGCAGACCGATGAAAGCGGTGCCAACAGGCTTTCTGTAGAGCTGGAATTACAGGCCGATTTCTATGCCGGCGTCTGGGCGCACCACAGCCAACGACGCAACCAATGGCTTGAGGCGGGCGATGTCGAGGAGGCGCTCAGTGCCGCCAATGCGGTAGGGGATGACGCGCTGCAGAAACGGCTGCAGGGGCATGTCGTACCGGATTCGTTTACGCATGGGACTTCCGCGCAGCGGATGGCAGCGTTTAAAAAAGGATTCGCGGGCGGGGATTGGCAGTAG
- a CDS encoding vWA domain-containing protein: MEQHTKKGFFFKPYDAPLLSPFDKLFGIFKELITHTSGDFDEAIDWLRQLDEEYKLTDDAYTIDDFIEDLKKKGYIREVLKDDGTSGTGITAKTERAIRQQALDQIFGNLNKSGRGNHGTKYSSSGDELTGEFRAYAFGDALDSISVTESLRNAQINNGLDHFQLTENDLVVEDAQFKAQMSTILMIDISHSMILYGEDRITPAKKVAMALAELITTRYPKDTLDILVFGNDAWPIAIKDLPYLRVGPYHTNTVAGLQLAMDMLRRKRNTNKQIFMITDGKPSCVREKDGTYYMNSNGLDEYITEQCYNQAAQARKLHIPITTFMIASDPYLQQFVNKFTEANQGKAFYTGLKGLGEMIFADYETNRKKKIN; encoded by the coding sequence ATGGAACAGCATACTAAAAAAGGATTTTTCTTCAAGCCTTACGACGCGCCATTGCTGTCGCCTTTCGATAAACTTTTTGGTATTTTTAAAGAGCTGATCACCCATACTTCGGGTGATTTCGATGAGGCGATCGATTGGCTTCGGCAATTGGACGAGGAATATAAACTCACTGACGACGCCTATACCATTGATGACTTCATCGAAGATTTAAAGAAGAAGGGATACATCCGCGAAGTGCTTAAAGACGACGGTACCTCAGGAACCGGCATCACCGCGAAGACCGAACGCGCAATCCGTCAGCAGGCACTGGATCAGATTTTCGGCAATCTCAACAAATCGGGTAGGGGGAATCACGGCACGAAGTATTCGAGCAGCGGCGATGAGCTGACGGGGGAATTCCGGGCCTATGCCTTCGGCGATGCCTTGGACAGTATATCGGTAACCGAGAGCCTGCGCAACGCACAAATCAATAATGGCCTAGATCATTTCCAACTCACCGAAAATGACCTGGTCGTTGAGGATGCACAGTTCAAAGCCCAGATGAGTACCATCCTGATGATTGACATCAGCCACAGTATGATCCTGTATGGCGAAGACAGGATTACCCCGGCGAAGAAAGTAGCCATGGCTTTGGCAGAACTGATTACCACGCGCTATCCTAAGGATACCCTTGACATTCTGGTGTTTGGCAATGATGCGTGGCCGATTGCCATCAAGGATCTGCCTTACCTGAGGGTCGGGCCTTACCATACCAACACCGTCGCGGGTTTGCAATTGGCGATGGACATGCTGCGCCGGAAGCGCAACACCAACAAGCAGATTTTTATGATTACCGATGGCAAGCCCAGCTGTGTGCGTGAAAAAGACGGCACCTACTACATGAACAGCAATGGGCTGGACGAATACATCACCGAGCAATGCTACAATCAGGCGGCGCAGGCGCGGAAATTGCACATCCCGATCACCACTTTTATGATTGCCAGCGACCCGTACCTGCAGCAGTTCGTCAATAAATTTACCGAAGCCAACCAGGGGAAGGCGTTCTATACCGGACTCAAAGGCCTCGGGGAAATGATTTTTGCCGATTATGAGACGAACCGGAAGAAGAAAATCAATTGA
- a CDS encoding AAA family ATPase, with product MNIENTTTLVALKQSGYTSKSIKDELRDNLRLRIKSGQPVFEGVYGFENTVIPELERAILSRHNINLLGLRGQAKTRLARKMVGLLDEYIPIVAGSEINDDPLEPISRFAKDLIAEKGDDTPIAWVHRSDRFFEKLATPDVTVADLIGDVDPIKAANLKLSYADDRVIHFGMIPRANRCIFVINELPDLQARIQVALFNILQEGDVQIRGFKIRMPLDMQFVFTANPEDYTNRGNIVTPLKDRIGSQILTHYPETLAVARSITQQEARLDAQQAGAVLVPALAKDLLEQISFEARESEYIDAKSGVSARMSITAYQNLISTAERRALLAGTDTTTVRLSDFMGIIPSITGKVELVYEGEQEGAAVVAQHLISDAIHTLFPGYFPKIEKLERDATASPYAPLLEWFFTETGFELLDDATDDAYKQQLDAVAPLEALLQKYQPGCLPEEKYFFKEFLLWGLVEYEKLSKDRIAVGYQFKDLYSNYINKL from the coding sequence ATGAATATAGAAAACACCACCACACTCGTAGCCTTAAAACAATCAGGCTATACCTCCAAAAGCATCAAAGACGAACTGCGCGACAACCTGCGCCTCAGGATAAAATCAGGACAGCCTGTTTTTGAAGGCGTGTATGGTTTTGAGAATACAGTCATCCCTGAACTGGAGCGCGCCATCTTATCACGCCACAACATCAACCTGTTGGGGCTAAGGGGTCAGGCGAAAACGCGGCTGGCCCGTAAAATGGTCGGACTGCTTGACGAATACATCCCCATCGTCGCAGGCTCTGAAATCAATGACGATCCGCTTGAACCCATTTCGCGCTTTGCCAAAGACCTCATTGCCGAAAAGGGTGACGACACCCCCATTGCCTGGGTACACCGATCTGACCGCTTTTTTGAAAAGCTGGCCACACCTGATGTTACCGTTGCCGATCTTATCGGGGATGTTGATCCCATTAAAGCGGCCAACCTGAAACTATCCTATGCCGATGACCGTGTGATTCACTTCGGTATGATCCCAAGAGCGAACCGCTGCATTTTTGTCATCAACGAATTGCCCGACCTGCAGGCGCGTATCCAGGTGGCGTTGTTCAACATCCTGCAGGAAGGCGACGTCCAGATCCGTGGATTTAAGATCAGGATGCCCCTTGATATGCAGTTTGTATTCACCGCGAATCCTGAAGATTATACGAACCGCGGGAACATCGTTACCCCTTTGAAAGACCGTATCGGCTCCCAGATCCTGACGCATTATCCTGAAACGTTAGCCGTGGCCCGCAGCATTACGCAGCAGGAAGCCAGGCTGGATGCGCAACAGGCAGGGGCTGTTTTGGTGCCTGCACTCGCCAAAGACTTACTCGAGCAAATCAGTTTTGAGGCACGCGAAAGCGAATATATCGATGCCAAAAGCGGCGTGAGTGCGCGTATGAGCATCACGGCCTATCAAAACCTGATCAGTACCGCCGAACGCAGGGCATTGCTGGCAGGGACTGACACCACCACGGTACGCCTGTCCGACTTTATGGGGATTATCCCGTCGATTACCGGAAAAGTGGAACTTGTGTACGAGGGCGAACAGGAAGGCGCGGCCGTAGTGGCACAGCACCTCATAAGCGATGCGATTCATACGCTGTTCCCTGGGTATTTTCCTAAAATAGAAAAGCTTGAACGCGATGCCACTGCGAGTCCGTATGCGCCATTGCTCGAATGGTTTTTTACCGAAACGGGTTTCGAGCTCCTCGACGATGCGACGGATGACGCCTACAAACAACAACTGGATGCCGTTGCGCCATTGGAAGCCTTACTGCAGAAATACCAGCCCGGCTGCCTGCCCGAAGAAAAATATTTCTTCAAGGAATTCCTGCTCTGGGGGCTGGTGGAATATGAGAAACTGAGCAAGGACCGGATTGCGGTGGGGTATCAGTTTAAGGATCTGTACAGCAATTACATCAACAAGCTGTAA